One Dysosmobacter welbionis DNA segment encodes these proteins:
- the sigE gene encoding RNA polymerase sporulation sigma factor SigE, which translates to MKQWRRLLVRVGLLPPAELHYIGGSDTLPPPLSREREAELLERIGEEDARKELIEHNLRLVVYIARRFENTGVGIEDLISIGTIGLIKAVGTYRTDKNIKLATYASRCIENEILMYLRKNAGRKGEVSFDEPLNTDWDGNELLLSDVLGTEADVVMRPIEEDVERDLLAAAINVLSPREKQIITLRFGLGGGKEQTQKEVADQLGISQSYISRLEKRIISRLKKEILRLS; encoded by the coding sequence ATGAAACAATGGCGGCGGCTGCTGGTGCGGGTGGGGCTGCTGCCGCCGGCGGAGCTGCACTACATCGGGGGCAGCGACACCCTGCCACCGCCCCTGAGCCGGGAGCGGGAGGCGGAGCTGCTGGAGCGCATCGGGGAGGAGGACGCCCGCAAGGAGCTGATCGAACATAATCTGCGGCTGGTGGTGTACATTGCCCGGCGGTTCGAGAACACGGGAGTGGGGATCGAGGACCTGATTTCCATCGGCACCATCGGGCTCATCAAGGCGGTGGGCACCTACCGGACGGACAAGAACATCAAGCTGGCCACCTATGCCTCCCGGTGCATCGAGAACGAGATTTTGATGTACCTGCGCAAAAATGCCGGGCGGAAGGGGGAGGTGTCCTTCGACGAGCCGCTGAACACCGACTGGGACGGCAATGAGCTGCTGCTCTCCGACGTGCTGGGGACTGAGGCGGACGTGGTGATGCGCCCCATCGAAGAGGATGTGGAGCGGGACCTGCTGGCGGCGGCCATCAACGTTCTCTCGCCCCGGGAAAAGCAGATCATCACGCTGCGGTTCGGCCTGGGGGGCGGAAAAGAGCAGACCCAGAAAGAGGTGGCGGACCAGCTGGGCATCTCGCAGAGCTACATCTCCCGGCTGGAAAAGCGCATCATCTCCCGGCTGAAGAAGGAGATCCTGCGGCTGAGCTGA
- a CDS encoding DUF951 domain-containing protein — protein MDLHLHDKVELKKAHPCGSTQWEILRVGMDIKLKCLGCGHELMLPRSKAEKSIRKILTEEGNK, from the coding sequence ATGGACCTGCATCTGCATGACAAAGTGGAGCTGAAGAAAGCCCATCCCTGCGGCAGCACCCAGTGGGAGATTCTGCGGGTGGGCATGGACATCAAGCTCAAGTGCCTGGGCTGCGGGCATGAGCTGATGCTGCCCCGCAGCAAGGCGGAAAAGAGCATCCGCAAGATCCTGACGGAGGAGGGAAACAAGTGA
- a CDS encoding S1 RNA-binding domain-containing protein, which produces MPENKLYPPEGLRPPSSFTLQSLREAMEQNTVLEDRVLRCDAGHNLLLSLGGIQARIPREEVLSPWISGAQRDIAVLSRVGKPACFLVTALRADEKGAPTALLSRRAVQERAMDFFLEHLRPGSVVTAVVTHLESFGAFLDIGCGIVAMLPIEHISVSRISHPKERFRPGQKILAAVRSIDREKRRITMTHKELLGTWMENASWFHPGETVRGEVRSVKEYGSFIELAPNLSGLADAREDLRPGDGVSVYIKSIRPERMKIKLQVIEKLPPLAEPEPLRYQITDGVLDRWVYSPAGYEKPAVETVFTAEDP; this is translated from the coding sequence ATGCCGGAAAACAAGCTGTATCCGCCGGAGGGCCTGCGCCCTCCCTCTTCTTTCACGCTCCAGAGCCTGCGGGAGGCCATGGAGCAGAACACGGTGCTGGAGGATCGGGTCCTCCGGTGTGATGCCGGACACAACCTGCTTCTCTCCCTGGGAGGCATCCAGGCCCGCATTCCCCGGGAGGAGGTCCTCTCCCCCTGGATCAGCGGGGCCCAGCGGGACATCGCCGTCCTCTCCCGGGTGGGAAAGCCCGCCTGTTTTCTCGTGACGGCCCTCCGGGCCGATGAAAAGGGCGCGCCCACGGCACTGCTCTCCCGCCGGGCCGTTCAGGAGCGGGCCATGGACTTCTTCCTGGAGCACCTGCGCCCAGGCTCCGTGGTCACTGCGGTGGTGACGCATCTGGAGTCCTTCGGCGCTTTTTTGGATATCGGCTGCGGCATCGTGGCTATGCTGCCCATCGAGCACATCTCCGTCTCCCGCATTTCCCATCCGAAGGAGCGGTTCCGGCCCGGGCAGAAGATTCTGGCAGCCGTCCGGTCCATAGACCGGGAGAAGCGCCGGATCACCATGACTCACAAGGAGCTGCTGGGCACCTGGATGGAGAATGCCAGCTGGTTTCATCCCGGCGAGACAGTCCGGGGCGAGGTCCGCAGCGTGAAGGAGTACGGCAGCTTCATCGAGCTGGCCCCCAACCTCTCCGGCCTGGCAGACGCCCGGGAGGACCTGCGCCCGGGGGACGGCGTCTCTGTCTACATCAAGTCCATCCGTCCGGAGCGGATGAAGATCAAGCTCCAGGTGATCGAAAAGCTGCCGCCCTTGGCAGAGCCGGAGCCGCTGCGCTATCAGATCACCGACGGGGTACTGGACCGGTGGGTCTACTCCCCTGCCGGGTATGAGAAGCCGGCCGTGGAGACGGTGTTCACGGCTGAGGACCCTTGA
- a CDS encoding replication-associated recombination protein A — MQRPLADEIRPKTLDEVVGQRHLLSPGAVLRRLIDSGTEANMVFYGPSGTGKTTIANIIARQTNKTLHRLNATTASLQDVKDIIADVGTLLAPGGILLYLDEIQYFNKKQQQSLLEFMENGSLTLIASTTENPYFYVYGALLSRSTVFEFKAVSPEEVEPAVLRALKIEQDRSPLPLDWEQDVPRQIATACGGDVRKAINAVELLCRAAMPRDGKLMLTLDDVEQVAQRSAMRYDRGGDAMYDAASALMKSLRGSDPDAALHYLARFLEAGDLITPCRRLLCSASEDVGMAYPQAVSIVKACVDTAMQLGLPEAQLPLAQAAILLATAPKSNSVTAGIGRAWADVRAGRTGDVPRELQNVHADSAGMEREQGYLYPHDFPRHWVQQQYLPDALKGVHYYEYGDNKTEQAAKHYWDEIKGPQP; from the coding sequence ATGCAGCGGCCTCTTGCGGATGAGATCCGCCCCAAAACATTGGACGAGGTGGTGGGCCAGCGGCATCTGCTCTCCCCCGGCGCCGTGCTCCGGCGGCTGATCGACAGCGGCACGGAGGCGAATATGGTGTTCTACGGCCCCTCCGGCACCGGAAAGACCACCATCGCCAACATCATCGCCCGGCAGACCAATAAGACCCTCCACCGGCTCAACGCCACCACCGCATCCTTGCAGGACGTGAAGGACATCATTGCCGACGTGGGGACGCTGCTGGCCCCAGGGGGCATTCTGCTGTACCTGGACGAGATTCAGTACTTCAATAAGAAGCAGCAGCAGAGCCTGCTGGAATTCATGGAGAACGGCTCTTTGACCCTCATCGCCTCCACCACGGAGAACCCGTACTTTTATGTGTACGGAGCCCTGCTGTCCCGCAGCACGGTGTTTGAGTTCAAGGCCGTGTCGCCGGAGGAGGTGGAACCCGCTGTCCTGCGGGCACTGAAGATCGAGCAGGACCGTTCGCCTCTGCCCCTGGACTGGGAGCAGGATGTGCCCCGGCAGATCGCCACCGCTTGCGGCGGCGACGTCCGCAAGGCCATCAATGCGGTGGAACTTCTGTGCCGGGCAGCCATGCCCAGAGATGGGAAGCTGATGCTGACCCTGGACGACGTGGAGCAGGTGGCCCAGCGCAGCGCCATGCGGTACGACAGAGGCGGCGACGCCATGTACGACGCCGCCTCCGCCCTGATGAAGTCCCTCCGGGGCAGCGACCCGGATGCGGCGCTCCACTACCTGGCCCGCTTTCTGGAGGCGGGGGACCTCATCACCCCCTGCCGGCGGCTGCTGTGCTCCGCCAGCGAGGATGTGGGGATGGCGTACCCCCAGGCGGTCTCCATTGTGAAGGCATGTGTGGATACTGCCATGCAGCTGGGGCTGCCGGAGGCCCAGCTGCCCCTGGCCCAGGCGGCTATCCTGCTGGCCACGGCCCCCAAGTCCAACAGCGTGACAGCCGGTATCGGCAGGGCCTGGGCAGACGTGAGGGCAGGCCGCACCGGGGACGTGCCCCGGGAACTGCAGAACGTTCACGCGGACTCCGCCGGTATGGAGCGGGAGCAGGGCTACCTGTACCCCCACGACTTTCCCCGCCACTGGGTACAGCAGCAGTATCTGCCCGATGCCCTGAAGGGTGTCCATTACTACGAATACGGCGATAACAAGACGGAGCAGGCCGCCAAGCACTACTGGGACGAGATCAAGGGTCCTCAGCCGTGA
- a CDS encoding M24 family metallopeptidase: MYQERISRVLAAMERMGLEQMLVSDPDSIWYLTGYDVFPFERLYAFYLRKDGQHKLFLNKLFPVPEAPYEQVWFSDTDDYLAILANAVDGEKDMGVDKDWPARFLLPLMAHNPSCKYVLASDCVDDARACKDAVERDLMREASRINDVVMERAAAYMKEGMTEREVADYIVAQYAAEGCDSTAFLPIVSYGAHAADPHHEADQTRLKAGDCIVIDMGCRKNRYCSDMTRTFFCRAADPKYAAIHDLVREANELAESMLRPGVPLCDLDKAARDHISAAGYGEYFTHRLGHFIGQTEHEKGDVSATNTTLAKPGMIFSIEPGVYLPGEFGVRVEDLVLVTEDGCEILNHVDKHWKTVG; the protein is encoded by the coding sequence ATGTATCAGGAGCGAATCAGCCGCGTACTGGCCGCCATGGAACGGATGGGCCTGGAGCAGATGCTCGTGTCCGATCCGGACAGCATCTGGTATCTGACAGGGTACGATGTGTTCCCGTTTGAACGGCTGTACGCCTTTTACCTGCGGAAGGACGGACAGCACAAGTTATTTCTGAACAAACTGTTCCCGGTGCCGGAGGCACCCTATGAGCAGGTGTGGTTCTCCGACACGGACGACTATCTCGCCATTCTGGCAAATGCCGTGGACGGGGAAAAAGACATGGGCGTGGACAAGGACTGGCCCGCCCGGTTTCTGCTGCCCCTGATGGCCCACAATCCCAGCTGCAAGTATGTGCTGGCCTCCGACTGCGTGGACGACGCCCGGGCCTGCAAGGACGCGGTGGAGCGGGACCTGATGCGGGAGGCCTCCCGCATCAACGACGTGGTGATGGAGCGGGCTGCCGCCTACATGAAAGAGGGCATGACCGAGCGGGAGGTGGCCGACTACATCGTGGCCCAGTATGCCGCCGAGGGCTGTGACTCCACTGCGTTCCTGCCCATCGTCTCCTACGGCGCCCACGCCGCGGACCCCCACCACGAGGCGGACCAGACCCGCCTGAAGGCTGGGGACTGCATCGTCATTGACATGGGCTGCCGGAAGAACCGCTACTGCTCCGACATGACCCGGACCTTCTTCTGCAGGGCGGCGGATCCCAAGTACGCCGCCATCCACGACCTGGTGCGGGAGGCCAACGAGCTGGCGGAGTCCATGCTGCGGCCCGGCGTGCCCCTGTGCGACCTGGACAAGGCCGCACGGGACCACATCTCCGCCGCCGGATACGGAGAATACTTCACCCACCGGCTGGGCCACTTCATCGGCCAGACGGAGCATGAGAAGGGCGACGTCAGCGCCACCAACACCACCCTGGCCAAGCCGGGTATGATCTTCTCCATTGAGCCCGGCGTGTATCTGCCCGGCGAATTCGGTGTCCGGGTGGAGGACCTAGTGCTGGTGACGGAGGACGGCTGCGAGATTTTGAACCACGTGGACAAGCACTGGAAGACCGTTGGCTGA
- the pepT gene encoding peptidase T, whose translation MDTVVDRLIRYAKVYSESDYHAGRTVTPSTDRQFDMAKLLVEELHGLGIENARYDDKCYVYATLDATPGCEQLPAIGLIAHMDTTPDMTGKDVKPQIIHYTGGDVVLNREQNIVMEAAQFPELQKFVGQELVCTDGTTLLGADDKAGIAIILQAVEELLAEKAPHGKICLGFTPDEEIGMGASFFDVSGFGADFAYTLDGGDITDYEYETFNAAKTVVTINGFSIHPGTSKDKMRNALLIAMEYNALLPALETPAHTEGYEGFFHLQEMHGKAEKATMEYIVRDHDMKRFQERKAMMDKAAEQINRRWGDGTAVVDTHDQYYNMYEVLKDHMEILELAESAMKAAGIEHPTHSPIRGGTDGSVLTYKGLLCPNLPSAGHNAHGRYEYAPVESLKTGVKTVKALVSPELVETIIGKKEG comes from the coding sequence ATGGATACCGTTGTTGACCGCCTGATCCGCTACGCCAAGGTGTACAGCGAGAGTGACTACCACGCCGGCCGCACTGTCACCCCCAGCACGGACCGCCAGTTCGACATGGCCAAGCTGCTGGTAGAGGAGCTCCACGGCCTTGGCATCGAAAACGCCCGGTACGATGACAAGTGCTACGTCTACGCCACCCTGGATGCCACGCCGGGGTGCGAACAGCTGCCCGCCATCGGCCTGATCGCCCACATGGACACCACCCCGGACATGACCGGCAAGGACGTGAAACCCCAGATCATCCACTACACCGGCGGGGACGTGGTGCTGAACCGGGAGCAGAACATCGTCATGGAGGCCGCCCAGTTCCCGGAGCTGCAGAAATTCGTGGGTCAGGAGCTGGTCTGCACCGATGGCACCACCCTGCTGGGGGCGGATGACAAGGCGGGCATCGCCATCATCCTTCAGGCGGTGGAGGAGCTGCTGGCAGAGAAGGCTCCCCACGGCAAAATCTGCCTGGGCTTCACCCCGGACGAGGAGATCGGCATGGGCGCCAGCTTCTTCGATGTATCCGGCTTCGGCGCGGACTTTGCCTATACCCTGGACGGCGGCGATATCACCGACTATGAGTACGAGACCTTCAACGCCGCCAAGACCGTGGTGACCATCAACGGCTTCAGCATCCACCCGGGCACCTCCAAGGACAAGATGCGCAACGCCCTGTTGATCGCCATGGAGTACAACGCCCTGCTGCCGGCGCTGGAGACCCCCGCCCACACGGAGGGGTACGAGGGCTTCTTCCATCTGCAGGAGATGCACGGCAAGGCGGAGAAGGCCACGATGGAGTATATCGTCCGGGACCACGACATGAAGCGGTTTCAGGAGCGCAAGGCCATGATGGACAAGGCCGCGGAGCAGATCAACCGCCGCTGGGGCGACGGCACCGCGGTGGTGGACACCCACGACCAGTACTACAATATGTACGAGGTGCTGAAGGACCACATGGAGATTCTGGAGCTGGCAGAGTCCGCCATGAAGGCCGCCGGCATTGAGCACCCCACCCATTCTCCCATCCGGGGCGGCACTGACGGCAGTGTGCTGACCTACAAGGGCCTGCTGTGCCCCAACCTGCCCAGCGCGGGCCACAACGCCCACGGCCGGTACGAGTATGCGCCGGTAGAGTCCCTGAAAACCGGCGTCAAGACCGTAAAGGCTCTGGTCTCTCCGGAGCTGGTGGAGACCATTATCGGAAAAAAAGAGGGGTGA
- a CDS encoding aminopeptidase, with the protein MEDPRIRKFAQFLIRSAVGLEKGEKILIELHGSETGLMKSLVQEAYAVGGKPFVHIFDYAVEGALVQGADAEHMEEIASYELERMRDMDAYIDIRATTNISMWHNVSDEAQKRYRQYYWGPIHLAERCNHTKWSVLRYPNDAMAQLAGVSTEEYEDFYFRACLVDYDKMGRAMQPLQDLMARTDKVRIVAPGTDISFSIKGIPSFGMHGNRNIPDGEIYTSPVKNSVNGHITYNVPSPYDGFLFRDVYLEFKDGKIVKATSNNTDYMNEILDIDEGARYIGEFAFGVNPEINHPIGDILFDEKIAGSFHLTPGNSYDNASNGNHSAVHWDLIQIQTPEYGGGEIWFDDVLIRKDGLFVLDELKCLNPENLLSKEE; encoded by the coding sequence ATGGAAGATCCCCGTATCCGCAAATTCGCCCAGTTCCTGATCCGCAGCGCTGTGGGCCTGGAGAAGGGCGAGAAGATCCTGATTGAGCTCCACGGCAGTGAGACCGGATTGATGAAGTCCCTGGTCCAGGAAGCCTATGCTGTGGGCGGCAAGCCCTTTGTCCACATCTTCGACTACGCCGTGGAGGGTGCCCTGGTCCAGGGAGCCGACGCGGAGCACATGGAGGAGATCGCCTCCTACGAGCTGGAGCGGATGCGGGACATGGACGCCTATATCGACATTCGGGCCACCACCAATATCAGCATGTGGCACAACGTCAGCGACGAGGCCCAGAAGCGCTACCGCCAGTATTACTGGGGCCCCATCCATCTGGCGGAGCGGTGCAACCATACCAAGTGGTCCGTGCTCCGGTACCCCAACGATGCCATGGCCCAGCTGGCGGGCGTTTCCACGGAAGAGTATGAGGACTTCTATTTCCGGGCCTGCCTGGTGGACTACGACAAGATGGGCCGGGCCATGCAGCCCCTCCAGGACCTGATGGCCAGGACTGACAAGGTTCGCATCGTCGCTCCCGGCACGGACATCTCCTTCTCCATCAAGGGCATCCCCAGCTTCGGGATGCACGGCAACCGGAACATCCCCGACGGCGAGATCTACACCTCGCCCGTGAAGAACTCCGTCAACGGGCACATCACCTACAACGTGCCGTCCCCCTATGACGGCTTTTTGTTCCGGGACGTGTATCTGGAGTTCAAGGACGGCAAGATCGTCAAGGCCACCAGCAACAACACGGACTATATGAACGAGATCCTGGACATCGACGAGGGCGCCCGGTACATCGGCGAGTTCGCCTTCGGTGTGAACCCGGAGATCAACCACCCCATCGGGGACATTCTGTTCGACGAGAAGATCGCCGGCAGCTTCCACCTGACCCCCGGCAACAGCTACGACAATGCCTCCAACGGCAACCATTCCGCCGTCCATTGGGACCTGATCCAGATCCAGACGCCGGAGTACGGCGGGGGCGAGATCTGGTTCGATGACGTGCTGATCCGCAAGGACGGCCTCTTCGTGCTGGACGAATTGAAATGCCTGAATCCGGAGAATCTGCTCTCCAAGGAAGAATAA
- a CDS encoding sodium:solute symporter family protein — MTYIVAISAYLVLLTIFGLIVARKKVKTSDDMVTGGHRIPFIILVGTLLATWCGGGGITGSASVVYTGGPWVGLITFAAPPIGIILLYFIAGKVRKSNKVTVPEIMGARYGKAASIIAALCVMLAYVGVLATQLKAAADIIVLLCASSGIEISHGLALTICTALIAIITVGGGLVSVAYSDAISALLMIGGFFLAIPFLIGVANSQGATLPPEKMTITGGMSGWELLGYFLPSLALMLGDQNMLQRFASAKNSDEAKKSNIGMFIGEILVIISIVLVVTQAAKLYPTLDVPSNVIFQVAVDYLPLAFGALVMCACMAFIVTTADSYLLSSATNLTNDIYVKYIRKDATDKQKMLVLRGTIIVFSFIAVALTLYFPTVLSLQMTAYTMYGAAITPAILFALFSKKVTPAGGMAGILVGGLVTIIWTLMGTPYGIQCAIVAVPASVIAILIVSAVTRCNDPKRSLEALYQDN; from the coding sequence ATGACTTACATTGTTGCGATCAGCGCCTATCTGGTGCTGCTCACGATCTTCGGGCTGATCGTGGCCCGGAAGAAAGTCAAGACCTCGGATGACATGGTGACCGGCGGCCACCGGATCCCCTTCATCATCCTGGTGGGCACACTGCTTGCTACTTGGTGCGGCGGCGGCGGAATCACCGGCTCCGCCAGCGTGGTGTACACCGGCGGCCCCTGGGTGGGTCTCATCACCTTTGCGGCGCCGCCCATCGGCATCATCCTGCTGTATTTCATCGCCGGCAAGGTCCGCAAGTCCAACAAGGTCACGGTGCCGGAGATCATGGGCGCCCGTTACGGCAAGGCCGCCAGCATCATCGCCGCCCTGTGCGTCATGCTGGCCTATGTGGGCGTGCTGGCCACCCAGCTGAAGGCTGCGGCGGACATCATCGTGCTGCTGTGCGCTTCCAGCGGGATTGAGATCTCCCACGGCTTGGCCCTGACCATCTGCACAGCCCTGATCGCCATCATCACCGTGGGCGGCGGTCTGGTGTCTGTGGCCTATTCCGACGCCATCAGCGCCCTGCTGATGATCGGCGGCTTCTTCCTGGCGATTCCCTTCCTGATCGGCGTGGCCAACTCTCAGGGCGCCACTCTGCCTCCGGAGAAGATGACCATTACCGGCGGTATGTCCGGCTGGGAGCTGCTGGGCTACTTCCTGCCCTCCCTGGCCCTGATGCTGGGCGACCAGAACATGCTGCAGCGGTTCGCCTCTGCCAAAAACAGCGACGAGGCCAAGAAGTCCAACATCGGCATGTTCATCGGCGAGATCCTGGTCATCATCAGCATTGTCCTGGTAGTCACCCAGGCAGCCAAGCTGTATCCCACCCTGGACGTTCCCTCCAATGTGATCTTCCAGGTAGCGGTGGACTACCTGCCTCTGGCCTTCGGTGCGCTGGTGATGTGCGCCTGCATGGCCTTCATCGTCACCACGGCGGACAGCTATCTGCTCTCCTCTGCCACCAACCTGACCAACGACATCTATGTAAAGTACATCCGCAAGGATGCCACCGACAAGCAGAAGATGCTGGTCCTCCGGGGTACCATCATTGTGTTCAGCTTCATCGCTGTGGCGCTGACGCTGTATTTCCCCACTGTGCTGTCCCTGCAGATGACGGCCTACACCATGTACGGCGCCGCCATCACCCCGGCGATCCTGTTCGCCCTCTTCTCCAAGAAGGTGACGCCCGCCGGCGGCATGGCCGGTATCCTGGTGGGCGGTCTGGTCACGATCATCTGGACGCTGATGGGCACGCCCTACGGCATCCAGTGCGCCATTGTGGCGGTGCCTGCCTCGGTGATTGCCATACTGATCGTCAGCGCCGTGACCCGCTGCAACGATCCCAAGCGGTCTCTGGAAGCCCTGTACCAGGACAACTGA
- the nth gene encoding endonuclease III gives MTSKAAVNRIIETLKGIYPDGLCSLQYKKDYELLFAVRLSAQCTDERVNKVTPALYARFPTLESFAEADPAEVGEYIHSCGFYNGKARDIVACAQKLVNEYGGRVPGTMEELTGLPGVGRKTANLILGDVFGQPAYVCDTHCIRITGRLGITDGSKDPLQVERQLRERIPPKESNNFCHRMVLFGRDTCTARSPKCEGCPLAKDCDTAKAARRG, from the coding sequence ATGACATCCAAGGCTGCGGTGAACCGCATCATTGAGACACTGAAGGGCATTTACCCGGACGGGCTGTGCTCCTTACAATATAAAAAGGACTACGAGTTGCTGTTTGCGGTGCGCCTGTCCGCCCAGTGCACAGACGAGCGGGTGAACAAGGTGACCCCGGCGCTGTACGCCCGCTTCCCTACCCTGGAAAGTTTTGCCGAGGCGGATCCGGCGGAGGTGGGAGAATACATCCACTCCTGCGGCTTTTACAACGGCAAGGCCCGGGACATCGTGGCCTGTGCCCAGAAGCTGGTGAATGAATACGGCGGCAGAGTCCCCGGCACCATGGAAGAACTGACCGGCCTTCCCGGCGTGGGGCGCAAGACCGCCAATCTGATTCTGGGGGACGTGTTCGGCCAGCCCGCCTATGTCTGCGACACCCACTGCATCCGCATCACGGGACGGCTGGGGATCACCGACGGCTCCAAAGATCCCCTTCAGGTGGAGCGGCAGCTGCGGGAGCGGATCCCTCCCAAGGAGTCCAACAACTTCTGCCACCGGATGGTGCTCTTCGGCCGGGATACCTGCACCGCCCGCTCCCCCAAGTGCGAGGGCTGCCCCCTGGCAAAGGACTGCGACACCGCCAAAGCCGCCAGACGGGGCTGA
- a CDS encoding M15 family metallopeptidase → MSALEPAEQLTEQHPESSLQEPDALPPVELNPAPQSGAVTPDDWQILLVNRWNPLPDGYTFERTKLKYGHSVDSRAYPDLQEMMDDCRAAGLDPVICSSYRTQAKQQELYENKLQRLIEEGYSYENAVTEAGTVVAVPGTSEHQTGLALDIVDASYQILDQGQEDTLVQQWLIEHSWEYGFVLRYPNAKSEITGIIYEPWHYRYVGREAAREMTELDLCLEEYVDWLSAQ, encoded by the coding sequence ATGTCTGCGTTGGAGCCTGCGGAACAACTGACGGAGCAGCACCCGGAGTCTTCGCTGCAGGAACCCGATGCCCTGCCGCCGGTCGAGCTGAATCCGGCCCCCCAGTCCGGCGCCGTTACTCCGGATGACTGGCAGATCCTGCTGGTGAACCGCTGGAACCCTTTGCCCGATGGATACACGTTTGAACGGACAAAGCTGAAGTATGGCCACTCGGTGGATTCCAGAGCATACCCGGATCTGCAGGAGATGATGGACGACTGCCGGGCAGCGGGATTGGACCCGGTGATCTGCTCGTCCTACCGGACACAGGCCAAGCAGCAGGAGCTGTACGAAAACAAGCTCCAGCGTTTGATAGAAGAGGGATATTCATACGAAAACGCCGTCACGGAGGCTGGAACTGTGGTAGCCGTACCGGGCACCAGTGAGCACCAGACGGGCCTGGCCCTGGACATTGTAGACGCCTCCTATCAGATTTTGGACCAGGGGCAGGAGGACACCCTGGTCCAGCAGTGGCTGATCGAGCACAGCTGGGAATACGGTTTTGTCCTGCGCTATCCCAACGCCAAAAGCGAGATCACAGGCATTATCTATGAGCCCTGGCACTACCGCTATGTGGGCCGGGAAGCCGCCCGGGAGATGACGGAGCTTGACCTGTGCCTGGAGGAATACGTGGACTGGCTCTCCGCCCAGTGA
- a CDS encoding DUF6472 family protein — MSANCEECVYYDYDEELAAYVCEADLDEDEMERFLRGGTRDCPFYRPGDDYRTARRQ; from the coding sequence ATGTCGGCAAATTGCGAGGAGTGTGTCTACTACGACTACGACGAGGAACTGGCGGCTTACGTCTGCGAAGCGGACCTGGACGAGGACGAAATGGAGCGGTTTCTCCGTGGCGGCACACGGGACTGTCCCTTCTACCGGCCCGGCGACGATTACCGCACGGCCAGACGGCAGTGA
- a CDS encoding DUF3343 domain-containing protein: protein MRKKEERFVVTFATTTGAMAMERACQAAGLPGRLIPVPRSITAGCGMCWSAPPSARADLEALVIRERLDVDGLYAVLL from the coding sequence ATGCGGAAAAAAGAGGAGCGGTTCGTGGTAACTTTCGCCACCACCACCGGGGCCATGGCCATGGAGCGGGCCTGCCAGGCGGCGGGGCTGCCGGGGCGGCTGATTCCGGTGCCCCGGAGCATCACCGCCGGCTGCGGGATGTGCTGGTCTGCGCCGCCGTCGGCCCGGGCGGATCTGGAGGCCCTGGTGATCCGGGAAAGACTGGACGTGGACGGCCTGTACGCCGTCCTGCTGTGA